One Halobacterium wangiae genomic window, GATGGTGACGGACTCCTCGACGCCGACGTCCTTCGCCTCGGAACCGAGGTGGCCCGTGTTGATGACGAAGCAGTCGACGTCGTTCGCGGCGACGAGGTCGTGGAAGCGGTTGCCCTCCTCGCCCTCCGAGCCCACGATGAAGGGGTTGGTGCCGACGACCCGGATGGCCTCGCCGGCCTCGTCGGGGTCGCCCGCGCTGGTCTGGATGGACTCGCCGAGCATGAACGCGACGGCGGCCTGCTCGGGCGTGAGACGCGCGACCGGCGGCATCACGGGGTTCCGGGTGATGAAGAACACCTGGTCGACATCCGGGAGGTCGATCTCCTCGTCCGCGCTCGGGAGGTCGTCGCGGCGGACGACCGCGCGGCCGTTACTCGTGAGCGTGTCGTCGTCGAAGTCGACGGTTCCGTCCTCGTCGACGGCGACGTTCTCCAGAACTGCGCGTTCGCGGGTGGCGGCGTGGTGGAGGCCCGGCTGCTCGTCGGCGTCCAGGCCGATGGTCTTGATGTAAAGGCCGCCGCCCTCCGAGCCGGCGACGGTGCCGTCGGGCAGGAACGCGCAGACGTCGTCCTGGAGCATCTCTGCGCCCTCGGGGCCGTCGAGCCAGCAGCCGTGGCAGGTCAGCGTCGACTTGCCGGTGGCCGAGAGACCCAGGAACGCCTGGCCGACCGTCTGGAGGTCGCCGGACTCGTCCGCGACCCGGACGCGCTTGCTGCCGGCGTGGATGCCCAGGCCGCCCTGCTGCTTCGTGCGGTACATGAACAGCCGCAGGAAGGACTTCTTCGCCTCGCCCGTGTAGTCGCTGCCGAGCACGTACGTGACCCCGGCGTCCACGTCCACACGGATGCGGGTGTCGTCGTGGTCGGGGAGCTGGAGCGTCTGGAAGTCGGGCTCGCGGCCCTCCGGTGCTGGCTCGAGCAGTTTCGCCCACGCGAGCGCGATGCGGCCGTACTCCTTCGGGACGTAGAGCCGGCAGCAGAACGCGGTCTCGGGGTGGCGACCGACCA contains:
- a CDS encoding phosphoenolpyruvate carboxykinase (ATP); its protein translation is MSEHVVETVTHEFPDPRTAENVTYDPSLDDLRAFSEHLETTTEYGSPSYVSEFRSRSADRTKNSVDHEFTEADRERLSEAQERAHETELVCLDRMVGRHPETAFCCRLYVPKEYGRIALAWAKLLEPAPEGREPDFQTLQLPDHDDTRIRVDVDAGVTYVLGSDYTGEAKKSFLRLFMYRTKQQGGLGIHAGSKRVRVADESGDLQTVGQAFLGLSATGKSTLTCHGCWLDGPEGAEMLQDDVCAFLPDGTVAGSEGGGLYIKTIGLDADEQPGLHHAATRERAVLENVAVDEDGTVDFDDDTLTSNGRAVVRRDDLPSADEEIDLPDVDQVFFITRNPVMPPVARLTPEQAAVAFMLGESIQTSAGDPDEAGEAIRVVGTNPFIVGSEGEEGNRFHDLVAANDVDCFVINTGHLGSEAKDVGVEESVTILCEVARNSIDWRHDDALGLEIPEHVPGMDIEAFYPPDYVEDYRGELAAVRAERQEYLRQFEDLREEIRDAAY